In one window of Burkholderia cenocepacia DNA:
- a CDS encoding DUF47 domain-containing protein translates to MFGRFMPTEGKFFELFNAHAKHIVSGGRELELLIDNLADAEIHKQNVQIAEKAADKLTHEAIDLLHKTFITPLDRDEIHKLITTMDDILDLMEDVATAVSLYDVQSVTSEASQLAHIVTQSAQHVQQAVGLLSDMKQSAQILKQCEEIDRWESEADRVLRAAMSKLFREEDDVKTLIKLKAIYELLEEITDKCEDVANIIEGIVLENA, encoded by the coding sequence ATGTTCGGTCGATTCATGCCCACCGAGGGCAAGTTCTTTGAACTCTTCAACGCGCACGCGAAGCACATCGTTTCCGGTGGCCGCGAGCTCGAACTGCTGATCGACAATCTCGCCGACGCCGAGATTCACAAGCAAAACGTGCAAATCGCCGAGAAGGCCGCCGACAAGCTCACGCACGAGGCGATCGATCTGCTGCACAAGACCTTCATCACGCCGCTCGATCGCGACGAGATCCACAAGCTCATCACGACGATGGACGACATCCTCGACCTGATGGAAGACGTCGCGACGGCCGTGTCGCTGTACGACGTGCAGTCCGTCACGTCCGAGGCGAGCCAGCTCGCGCACATCGTCACGCAGTCGGCACAGCACGTGCAGCAGGCCGTCGGCTTGCTGTCCGACATGAAGCAGTCGGCACAGATCCTCAAGCAGTGCGAGGAAATCGACCGCTGGGAGTCGGAGGCCGATCGCGTGCTGCGCGCGGCAATGTCGAAGCTGTTCCGCGAGGAAGACGACGTGAAGACGCTCATCAAGCTGAAGGCGATCTACGAGCTGCTCGAAGAGATCACCGACAAGTGCGAGGACGTCGCGAACATCATCGAAGGCATCGTGCTGGAAAACGCCTGA
- a CDS encoding PhoH family protein, translating into MPLPTPPSKLGSLLPPDEYKAKARPAKAAKKSAEGDASTAGDYGPASVAQPMIEAANTAAPLRAVASSAPDAASAPARGRKTRQTAALLQPLQAPAAPAAPVVARNDKPAAAPARDAGAATKSRSRKPAEVEQQKLFVLDTNVLMHDPSSLFRFEEHDVYLPMMTLEELDNHKKGMSEVARNARQVSRTLDALVADGGPISDGIPLSRLGSREAVGRLYFQTKLADIAPVEGLPAGKADNQILGVVRALQRDRPDRQVVLVSKDINMRIKAHALGLPAEDYFNDQVLEDSDLLYNGVRELPQDFWTKHAKGMESWQDTKTGTTYYRVTGPLVASMLVNEFVYLEPQNGEPTFHAIVRELNGKTALLQTLRDYSHHKNNVWGITARNREQNFALNLLMNPEIDFVTLLGQAGTGKTLVALAAGLAQVLDDKRYNEIIVTRATVPVGEDIGFLPGTEEEKMQPWMGAFDDNLEVLQKTDDAAGEWGRAATQELIRSRLKVKSMNFMRGRTFVDKYLIIDEAQNLTPKQMKTLVTRAGPGTKIVCLGNIAQIDTPYLTEGSSGLTYVVDRFKGWGHSGHVTLARGERSRLADYASDIL; encoded by the coding sequence ATGCCTTTGCCTACTCCCCCCAGCAAGCTCGGCAGCCTGCTGCCGCCCGACGAATACAAGGCGAAAGCGCGGCCCGCGAAAGCCGCGAAGAAATCCGCCGAAGGGGACGCATCCACAGCCGGTGACTATGGTCCGGCCAGCGTGGCCCAACCGATGATCGAAGCCGCGAACACGGCCGCGCCGCTGCGCGCCGTCGCGTCTTCGGCGCCCGATGCCGCAAGCGCGCCCGCGCGCGGCCGCAAGACCCGACAGACGGCCGCGCTGTTGCAGCCGCTGCAGGCGCCTGCGGCCCCCGCGGCACCGGTCGTTGCACGCAACGACAAACCGGCCGCGGCGCCCGCGCGCGATGCCGGCGCCGCGACGAAGTCGCGCAGCCGCAAGCCCGCCGAAGTCGAACAGCAGAAACTGTTCGTGCTCGACACCAACGTGCTGATGCACGACCCGAGCAGCCTCTTCCGCTTCGAGGAACACGACGTCTATCTGCCGATGATGACGCTCGAGGAACTCGACAACCACAAGAAGGGGATGTCCGAAGTCGCGCGTAATGCCCGTCAGGTCAGCCGCACGCTCGACGCGCTGGTCGCCGACGGCGGCCCGATCTCGGACGGCATCCCGCTGTCGCGTCTCGGCAGCCGCGAGGCGGTCGGCCGCCTGTACTTCCAGACGAAGCTCGCCGACATCGCGCCGGTCGAAGGCTTGCCCGCAGGCAAGGCCGACAACCAGATCCTCGGCGTCGTGCGCGCGCTGCAGCGCGACCGGCCCGACCGCCAGGTCGTGCTGGTGTCGAAAGACATCAACATGCGGATCAAGGCGCACGCGCTCGGCCTGCCCGCGGAAGACTACTTCAACGACCAGGTCCTCGAGGATTCGGATCTCCTGTACAACGGCGTGCGCGAACTGCCGCAGGACTTCTGGACCAAGCATGCGAAGGGCATGGAGAGCTGGCAGGACACGAAGACGGGCACCACGTACTACCGCGTGACCGGCCCGCTCGTCGCGTCGATGCTCGTCAACGAGTTCGTCTATCTCGAGCCGCAGAACGGCGAGCCGACGTTCCACGCGATCGTCCGCGAACTGAACGGCAAGACGGCGCTGCTGCAGACGCTGCGCGACTACAGCCACCACAAGAACAACGTGTGGGGCATCACCGCGCGCAACCGCGAGCAGAACTTCGCGCTGAACCTGCTGATGAACCCCGAGATCGACTTCGTCACGCTGCTCGGCCAGGCCGGCACCGGCAAGACGCTCGTCGCGCTCGCGGCCGGCCTCGCGCAGGTGCTCGACGACAAGCGCTACAACGAGATCATCGTGACGCGCGCGACCGTGCCCGTCGGCGAGGACATCGGTTTCCTGCCCGGCACCGAGGAAGAAAAGATGCAGCCGTGGATGGGTGCATTCGACGACAACCTCGAAGTGCTGCAGAAGACCGACGACGCGGCTGGCGAATGGGGCCGTGCCGCGACGCAGGAGTTGATCCGCTCGCGCCTGAAGGTGAAGAGCATGAACTTCATGCGCGGCCGCACGTTCGTCGACAAGTATCTGATCATCGACGAGGCGCAGAACCTGACGCCGAAGCAGATGAAGACGCTCGTCACGCGCGCGGGCCCCGGCACGAAAATCGTGTGCCTCGGCAACATCGCGCAGATCGACACGCCTTACCTGACCGAAGGCAGCTCGGGCCTGACCTACGTCGTCGACCGCTTCAAGGGCTGGGGCCACAGCGGCCACGTGACCCTCGCACGCGGCGAACGCTCGCGGCTCGCCGACTACGCGTCGGACATTCTGTAA
- a CDS encoding DegT/DnrJ/EryC1/StrS family aminotransferase: MSQTTAPFLPFTRPEIDEETIQGVVDVLRSGWITTGPQCQKFEAALSEYCGGRPVRAFNSGTCTLEIGLRIAGVGPGDEVITTPASWVSTSNVIIETGATPVFADIDPVTRNIDLDKLEQAITPRTKAIIPVFLSGLPVDMDRLYAIARAHKLRVIEDAAQAFGSTWNGKRIGAIGDIVSFSFHANKNLTTIEGGALVLNNEDEAALAQKYRLQGITRTGFDGMDCDVLGGKYNLTDVAARVGLGQLPHLERFTAQRRALARAYFAAFDGGAAVKLGLGLPIAEFENGNWHMFLVTLPLERLTITRAEFMAQMKERGIGTGIHYPAIHLFTLYRARGFKEGMFPHAERYGASTVTLPLFTQMTEGDVRRVVDAVNQICEQYGK; this comes from the coding sequence ATGAGCCAGACTACCGCTCCGTTTCTGCCGTTCACCCGCCCCGAGATCGATGAGGAAACCATCCAGGGCGTCGTCGACGTGTTGCGCTCGGGCTGGATCACCACCGGCCCGCAGTGCCAGAAATTCGAGGCCGCGCTGTCCGAGTACTGCGGCGGCCGTCCGGTCCGCGCCTTCAATTCGGGCACCTGCACGCTCGAGATCGGCCTGCGCATCGCCGGCGTCGGCCCCGGCGACGAGGTGATCACGACGCCGGCGTCGTGGGTCTCGACCAGCAACGTGATCATCGAGACGGGCGCGACGCCCGTGTTCGCGGACATCGATCCCGTCACGCGCAACATCGACCTCGACAAGCTCGAGCAGGCGATCACGCCGCGCACGAAGGCGATCATCCCCGTGTTCCTGTCCGGCCTGCCGGTCGACATGGACCGGCTGTACGCGATCGCCCGCGCGCACAAGCTGCGCGTGATCGAGGATGCCGCGCAGGCGTTCGGCTCGACGTGGAACGGCAAGCGCATCGGCGCGATCGGCGACATCGTGTCGTTCAGCTTCCACGCGAACAAGAACCTGACGACGATCGAAGGCGGCGCGCTCGTGTTGAACAACGAGGACGAAGCGGCGCTCGCGCAGAAGTACCGGCTGCAGGGCATCACGCGCACCGGCTTCGACGGGATGGACTGCGACGTGCTCGGCGGCAAGTACAACCTGACCGACGTCGCCGCGCGCGTCGGCCTCGGCCAGTTGCCGCACCTCGAGCGCTTCACCGCGCAGCGCCGCGCGCTCGCCCGTGCGTATTTCGCCGCATTCGACGGCGGCGCGGCCGTGAAACTGGGCCTCGGCCTGCCGATCGCCGAATTCGAGAACGGCAACTGGCACATGTTCCTGGTCACGCTGCCGCTCGAGCGGCTGACGATCACGCGCGCCGAATTCATGGCGCAAATGAAGGAACGCGGCATCGGCACCGGCATCCACTACCCGGCGATCCATCTTTTCACGCTGTACCGTGCGCGCGGCTTCAAGGAGGGTATGTTCCCCCACGCCGAACGGTACGGCGCGTCGACCGTCACGCTGCCGCTGTTTACGCAGATGACGGAAGGCGACGTGCGTCGCGTGGTCGACGCCGTCAATCAGATTTGCGAACAATACGGAAAATAA
- a CDS encoding glycosyltransferase, translating into MSHLEARAGHPGAAHLDAGRPEVSVIIPVYNEEDGLAALFARLYPALDALDTSYEVILINDGSRDRSAAMLADQFHVRPDTTRIVLLNGNYGQHMAILAGFAQSRGEIVITLDADLQNPPEEIGKLIAKMREGYDYVGSIRKQRQDSLWRRKASQMMNRLRERITRIKMTDQGCMLRAYSRRIIDTINVCGEVNTFIPALAYTFAQRPTEIEVAHEERFAGESKYSLYSLIRLNFDLVTGFSVVPLQWLSFIGVILSLGSAALFVLLLVRRFIVGAEVQGVFTLFAITFFLLGVIIFALGLLGEYVGRIYQQVRARPRYLIQAVLEQHDGVPPVPAAANRPGAVQ; encoded by the coding sequence ATGAGTCACCTTGAAGCACGCGCCGGGCATCCGGGCGCCGCGCATCTGGACGCCGGCCGGCCCGAAGTGTCGGTCATCATCCCCGTGTACAACGAGGAAGACGGCCTCGCCGCGCTGTTCGCGCGGCTGTATCCGGCGCTCGACGCACTCGACACGTCGTACGAAGTGATCCTGATCAACGACGGCAGCCGCGACCGCTCGGCCGCGATGCTCGCCGATCAGTTCCACGTACGGCCCGACACGACGCGCATCGTGCTGCTCAACGGCAACTACGGCCAGCACATGGCGATCCTCGCGGGCTTCGCGCAGTCGCGCGGCGAGATCGTCATCACGCTCGACGCCGACCTGCAGAACCCGCCCGAGGAAATCGGCAAGCTGATCGCGAAGATGCGCGAGGGCTACGACTACGTCGGCTCGATCCGCAAGCAGCGCCAGGACAGTCTGTGGCGTCGCAAGGCGTCGCAGATGATGAACCGGCTGCGCGAGCGCATCACGCGCATCAAGATGACCGACCAGGGCTGCATGCTGCGCGCGTACAGCCGCCGCATCATCGACACGATCAACGTGTGCGGCGAAGTCAACACGTTCATCCCCGCGCTCGCGTACACGTTCGCGCAGAGGCCGACCGAAATCGAGGTCGCACACGAGGAACGCTTCGCGGGCGAATCGAAATATTCGCTGTACAGCCTGATCCGGCTGAACTTCGACCTCGTGACGGGCTTCTCGGTCGTGCCGCTGCAGTGGCTGTCGTTCATCGGCGTGATCCTGTCGCTCGGCTCCGCCGCGCTGTTCGTGTTGCTGCTGGTACGCCGCTTCATCGTCGGCGCGGAAGTGCAAGGCGTGTTCACGCTGTTCGCGATCACGTTCTTCCTGCTCGGCGTGATCATCTTCGCGCTCGGCCTGCTCGGCGAATACGTCGGCCGCATCTACCAGCAGGTGCGCGCGCGTCCCCGCTACCTGATCCAGGCCGTGCTCGAGCAGCACGACGGCGTGCCGCCGGTGCCGGCCGCCGCGAACCGCCCGGGAGCCGTGCAATGA
- a CDS encoding bifunctional UDP-4-keto-pentose/UDP-xylose synthase — protein MKAKKVLILGVNGFIGHHLSKRILETTDWEVFGMDMQTDRLGDLVNHERMHFFEGDITINKEWVEYHVKKCDVILPLVAIATPATYVQQPLRVFELDFEANLPIVRSAVKYGKHLVFPSTSEVYGMCSDEQFDPDASALTYGPINKPRWIYACSKQLMDRVIWGYGMEGLNFTLFRPFNWIGPGLDSIYTPKEGSSRVVTQFLGHIVRGENISLVDGGSQKRAFTDIGDGISALMKIIENKGGVASGKIYNIGNPKNNFSVRELAHKMLELAAEFPEYADSAKQVKLVETTSGAYYGNGYQDVQNRVPKIDNTMQELGWAPQATFDDALRNIFEAYRGHVADARALVEQQG, from the coding sequence ATGAAAGCAAAAAAAGTCCTGATCCTGGGTGTGAACGGCTTCATCGGCCATCACCTGTCGAAACGCATTCTTGAAACCACCGATTGGGAAGTGTTCGGCATGGACATGCAGACCGACCGGCTGGGCGACCTCGTCAACCACGAGCGGATGCATTTCTTCGAAGGCGACATCACGATCAACAAGGAGTGGGTCGAGTATCACGTGAAGAAGTGCGACGTGATCCTGCCGCTCGTCGCGATCGCTACGCCGGCCACCTACGTCCAGCAGCCGCTGCGCGTGTTCGAACTCGACTTCGAGGCGAACCTGCCGATCGTGCGCTCGGCCGTCAAGTACGGCAAGCACCTGGTGTTCCCGTCGACCTCCGAGGTCTACGGCATGTGCTCGGACGAGCAGTTCGACCCGGACGCGTCGGCGCTCACCTACGGCCCGATCAACAAGCCGCGCTGGATCTACGCGTGCTCGAAGCAGCTGATGGACCGCGTGATCTGGGGTTACGGGATGGAAGGCCTGAACTTCACGCTGTTCCGTCCGTTCAACTGGATCGGCCCGGGCCTCGACTCGATCTACACGCCGAAGGAAGGCAGCTCGCGCGTGGTCACGCAGTTCCTCGGCCACATCGTGCGCGGCGAGAACATCAGCCTCGTCGACGGTGGTTCGCAAAAGCGCGCGTTCACCGATATCGGCGACGGCATCAGCGCGCTGATGAAGATCATCGAGAACAAGGGCGGCGTCGCGTCGGGCAAGATCTACAACATCGGGAATCCGAAGAACAACTTCTCGGTTCGCGAGCTCGCGCACAAGATGCTCGAACTGGCCGCGGAATTCCCCGAGTACGCCGATTCGGCCAAGCAGGTGAAGCTCGTCGAAACGACGTCCGGCGCCTACTACGGCAACGGCTATCAGGACGTGCAGAACCGCGTGCCGAAGATCGACAACACGATGCAGGAGCTCGGCTGGGCGCCGCAGGCGACGTTCGACGACGCGCTGCGCAACATCTTCGAAGCGTATCGCGGCCACGTCGCCGACGCGCGCGCGCTCGTCGAACAGCAAGGCTGA
- a CDS encoding polysaccharide deacetylase family protein, protein MARIVLKIDVDTLRGTREGVPNLARIFDRFNARATFLFSLGPDHTGWALRRVFRPGFLKKVSRTSVVEHYGVKQLMYGVLLPGPDIGRRAIADMRAIHEAGFECGIHTWDHVYWQDNVRVRDRDWTAREMQKSHARFIEIFGAPPVTHGAAGWQMNDAAFEQIDAWGMRYASDGRGHSPYLPVVGGRTLSHVQMPTTLPTLDEVLGIDGVDTHNVAAHILAFTATNPHDQVFTLHAELEGQKLAPVFEQLLAGWRAQGHTFATMGDYHATLDRDSLPSYPVTWGEIPGRSGELIVQPD, encoded by the coding sequence TTGGCTCGTATCGTCCTCAAGATCGACGTCGACACGCTGCGCGGCACGCGCGAAGGCGTGCCGAACCTCGCACGCATCTTCGATCGCTTCAATGCGCGCGCGACCTTCCTCTTCAGCCTCGGCCCGGATCACACCGGCTGGGCGCTGCGGCGGGTGTTCCGCCCGGGCTTCCTGAAGAAGGTGTCGCGCACGTCGGTGGTCGAACACTACGGCGTGAAGCAGCTGATGTACGGCGTGCTGCTGCCCGGCCCCGACATCGGCCGCCGCGCGATCGCCGACATGCGCGCGATTCACGAGGCCGGCTTCGAATGCGGGATCCACACGTGGGATCACGTGTATTGGCAAGACAACGTGCGCGTACGCGACCGCGACTGGACCGCGCGTGAAATGCAGAAGAGTCACGCGCGCTTCATCGAGATCTTCGGCGCGCCGCCCGTCACGCACGGCGCGGCCGGCTGGCAGATGAACGATGCCGCGTTCGAGCAGATCGACGCGTGGGGGATGCGCTACGCATCCGACGGCCGCGGCCACTCGCCGTACCTGCCCGTCGTCGGCGGCCGCACGCTGTCGCATGTGCAGATGCCGACCACGCTGCCGACGCTCGACGAAGTACTCGGCATCGACGGCGTCGACACGCACAACGTCGCCGCGCACATCCTCGCGTTCACCGCAACCAATCCCCACGACCAGGTGTTCACGCTGCATGCGGAGCTGGAAGGCCAGAAGCTCGCGCCCGTGTTCGAGCAACTGCTCGCCGGCTGGCGTGCGCAAGGCCACACGTTCGCGACGATGGGCGACTACCACGCGACGCTGGACCGCGACTCGCTGCCATCGTACCCTGTCACGTGGGGCGAAATCCCCGGCCGCTCCGGCGAACTGATCGTCCAGCCCGACTGA
- a CDS encoding peroxiredoxin, with product MSVEVDRQVPDFTAPATGGDVSLSDLKGKKIVLYFYPKDNTPGCTTEGLQFRDLYPKFKKAGAEVIGVSRDSLRSHDNFKTKLELPFPLISDADEALCALFDVIKMKKMYGKEVRGIERSTFLIDADGVLRQAWRGIKVPGHVDDVLKAVQAL from the coding sequence GTGTCTGTCGAAGTTGACCGTCAAGTTCCCGATTTCACCGCACCGGCCACGGGCGGCGACGTTTCGCTGTCCGACCTGAAGGGCAAGAAGATCGTGCTGTACTTCTATCCGAAGGACAACACGCCGGGCTGCACGACTGAAGGGCTGCAGTTCCGCGATCTCTATCCGAAGTTCAAGAAGGCCGGTGCGGAAGTCATCGGCGTGTCGCGCGACAGCCTGCGCTCGCACGACAATTTCAAGACCAAGCTCGAGCTGCCGTTCCCGCTGATTTCCGATGCCGACGAAGCGCTGTGCGCGCTGTTCGATGTCATCAAGATGAAGAAAATGTATGGCAAGGAAGTGCGCGGAATCGAGCGCTCGACGTTCCTGATCGACGCCGACGGCGTGCTTCGCCAGGCATGGCGCGGCATCAAGGTACCGGGTCACGTGGACGACGTGCTAAAGGCTGTACAAGCGCTTTGA
- a CDS encoding C40 family peptidase, whose product MLRIWVPVAVVSLLAACSSVPPQSASRSATGMKITTPRAFPAPANFPKFVDHSVGQEEISIQAMSLVGVPYRWGGNTPTSGFDCSGLVRYVIGRAADVNLPRTTADMSGRGVSVEPDEIAPGDLIFFNTTGRPHSHVGIYVGKLRFVNAPSTGGTVRLDYLTNPYWAKRFDGIRRVAPPRSAPTPFDAPTYEAERDEPRNPPAVAAAPVVVTAAVAQRPPAYAASQAKATQAPAPAIPTTPVVTTAAAAPAAPAADPYEPPPPRMQAAQQQATSVNDGATAMAANAARAAPAEVGTQIPTTALTAAQAAAFDAEPPPATASAPARSIEPAPVQVLRASTQSAPVSPRTSTADDPIARFATGSY is encoded by the coding sequence ATGCTTCGAATCTGGGTTCCCGTCGCCGTCGTCTCCCTGCTTGCGGCCTGCTCCAGCGTGCCGCCGCAGTCGGCATCGCGTTCCGCTACGGGCATGAAGATCACGACGCCGCGCGCATTTCCCGCGCCCGCCAATTTCCCGAAATTCGTCGACCACAGCGTCGGCCAGGAAGAAATCTCGATCCAGGCGATGAGCCTCGTCGGCGTCCCGTATCGCTGGGGCGGCAACACGCCGACGAGCGGCTTCGACTGCAGCGGACTCGTGCGCTACGTGATCGGCCGCGCGGCCGATGTCAACCTGCCGCGCACGACTGCCGACATGAGCGGCCGCGGCGTATCGGTCGAACCCGACGAGATCGCGCCGGGCGACCTGATTTTCTTCAATACGACCGGACGGCCGCATTCGCACGTCGGCATCTACGTCGGCAAGCTGCGCTTCGTCAACGCACCGTCGACGGGCGGCACCGTGCGGCTCGACTACCTGACGAACCCGTACTGGGCCAAGCGATTCGACGGCATTCGCCGCGTCGCGCCGCCGCGCTCGGCCCCGACGCCGTTCGATGCGCCGACCTACGAGGCCGAGCGCGACGAGCCGCGCAATCCGCCGGCGGTCGCAGCCGCGCCGGTGGTCGTGACAGCTGCCGTCGCACAGCGGCCGCCCGCGTATGCGGCGTCGCAAGCAAAAGCAACGCAGGCGCCGGCTCCGGCCATCCCGACCACGCCGGTCGTGACGACCGCCGCAGCTGCACCGGCAGCACCGGCCGCCGATCCGTACGAACCGCCGCCCCCGCGGATGCAGGCGGCCCAGCAGCAAGCCACGTCGGTGAATGACGGCGCAACCGCGATGGCGGCCAATGCAGCCCGGGCCGCGCCGGCGGAGGTCGGCACGCAGATTCCGACGACCGCGCTGACGGCCGCCCAGGCTGCCGCCTTCGATGCAGAGCCGCCGCCCGCCACCGCGTCGGCGCCGGCACGCAGTATCGAGCCCGCGCCCGTGCAGGTATTGCGTGCATCGACGCAATCCGCGCCCGTCAGCCCGCGCACGAGTACGGCGGACGATCCGATTGCACGGTTTGCGACCGGCAGTTACTGA
- a CDS encoding formyltransferase: protein MKPRAVVFAYHNVGVRCLQVLLARGVDVALVVTHEDNPNENIWFGSVASVAAEHGIPVLTPADPADPALRRAVSDAQPDFIFSFYYRHMLPVDLLAIAPRGAYNMHGSLLPKYRGRVPTNWAVLNGETETGATLHEMAAKPDAGAIIAQTAVPILPDDTAAQVFDKVTVAAEQTLWRVLPALLAGEAPHLPNDLATGSYYGGRKPEDGRVDWSKPAAQVYNLVRAVAPPYPGAFTDVDGARFVIARARLAAPGSPAAAAAADLPPGLHVSDNALFGVCGDSRALSILELRQQRDGSETVVTPAEFAQFIHSSRHS from the coding sequence ATGAAGCCGCGCGCGGTCGTCTTCGCGTATCACAACGTCGGCGTGCGGTGCCTGCAGGTGCTGCTCGCACGCGGTGTCGACGTCGCGCTGGTCGTCACGCACGAGGACAATCCGAACGAGAACATCTGGTTCGGCAGCGTCGCATCCGTCGCGGCCGAGCACGGCATTCCGGTGCTCACGCCGGCCGATCCCGCCGATCCGGCGCTGCGCCGCGCGGTGTCCGACGCGCAGCCCGATTTCATCTTCTCGTTCTACTACCGGCACATGCTGCCGGTGGACCTGCTCGCGATCGCGCCGCGCGGCGCGTACAACATGCACGGTTCGCTGCTGCCGAAATACCGGGGTCGGGTACCGACCAACTGGGCCGTGCTGAACGGCGAGACCGAGACCGGCGCGACGCTGCACGAGATGGCCGCCAAGCCCGACGCGGGCGCGATCATCGCGCAGACCGCGGTGCCGATCCTGCCGGACGACACGGCCGCGCAGGTGTTCGACAAGGTCACGGTGGCCGCCGAGCAGACGCTGTGGCGCGTGCTGCCCGCGCTGCTCGCGGGCGAGGCGCCGCACCTGCCGAACGATCTTGCGACCGGCAGCTACTACGGCGGGCGCAAGCCCGAGGACGGCCGCGTCGACTGGTCGAAGCCGGCCGCGCAGGTCTACAACCTGGTGCGCGCGGTCGCGCCCCCGTATCCGGGCGCATTCACGGACGTCGACGGCGCCCGCTTCGTGATCGCGCGCGCGCGCCTCGCGGCGCCCGGCAGCCCGGCAGCGGCCGCCGCGGCGGATTTGCCGCCCGGCCTGCACGTAAGCGATAATGCGCTATTCGGCGTCTGCGGCGACAGCCGCGCCCTATCCATTCTCGAACTCCGGCAGCAGCGCGACGGCAGCGAAACCGTCGTGACGCCCGCGGAATTCGCGCAGTTCATTCATTCTTCCCGTCATTCATGA
- a CDS encoding inorganic phosphate transporter, with the protein MHSIQLALWMVAALVLVALVFDFMNGFHDAANSIATVVSTGVLKPQQAVVFAAAFNVIAYFIFHLKVAQTVGKGTIDPDIVDHYVIFGALVGAIGWNVITWYYGIPSSSSHALIGGLVGAALAKSGWSSLNIDGLLKTIAFIFISPLLGFILGSLFMLGVSWLYFRTAPSKVDRRFRRLQLLSAGLYSLGHGGNDAQKTIGIIWMLLIASGYASATADAPPAWVIGACYLSMGLGTLFGGWRIVRTMGQKITKLKPVGGFCAESGGAITLFVASFLGIPVSTTHTITGAIVGVGATQKLSAVRWGVAGNIVWAWVLTLPAAALFAAGGWWLGHQIF; encoded by the coding sequence ATGCATTCGATACAACTCGCCCTATGGATGGTCGCGGCGCTCGTGCTCGTCGCGCTCGTATTCGACTTCATGAACGGCTTTCACGACGCGGCGAACTCGATCGCCACCGTCGTGTCGACCGGGGTGCTGAAGCCCCAGCAGGCCGTCGTGTTCGCGGCCGCGTTCAACGTGATCGCGTACTTCATCTTCCACCTGAAAGTCGCGCAGACCGTCGGTAAAGGCACGATCGACCCCGACATCGTCGACCATTACGTCATATTCGGCGCGCTGGTCGGCGCGATCGGCTGGAACGTGATCACCTGGTACTACGGGATTCCGTCGAGCTCGTCGCACGCGCTGATCGGCGGCCTCGTCGGCGCGGCGCTCGCGAAGTCGGGCTGGAGCTCGCTGAACATCGACGGGCTGCTGAAGACGATCGCGTTCATCTTCATTTCGCCGCTGCTCGGTTTCATCCTCGGTTCGCTGTTCATGCTCGGCGTGTCGTGGCTGTATTTCCGTACCGCGCCCAGCAAGGTCGACCGGCGCTTCCGCCGGCTGCAGCTGCTGTCGGCCGGGCTGTACAGCCTGGGCCACGGCGGCAACGATGCACAGAAGACGATCGGTATCATCTGGATGTTGCTGATCGCGAGCGGCTACGCGTCGGCGACGGCCGATGCGCCGCCGGCGTGGGTGATCGGCGCGTGTTACCTGTCAATGGGCCTCGGCACGCTGTTCGGCGGCTGGCGCATCGTGCGCACGATGGGCCAGAAGATCACGAAGCTCAAGCCGGTCGGCGGTTTCTGTGCGGAAAGCGGCGGGGCGATCACGCTGTTCGTCGCGTCGTTCCTCGGCATTCCCGTGTCGACCACGCACACGATCACCGGCGCGATCGTCGGTGTCGGCGCGACGCAGAAGCTGTCGGCCGTGCGCTGGGGTGTCGCCGGCAACATCGTGTGGGCGTGGGTGCTGACGCTGCCGGCGGCCGCGCTGTTCGCGGCCGGCGGGTGGTGGCTCGGGCACCAGATCTTCTGA